Proteins encoded by one window of Kribbella flavida DSM 17836:
- a CDS encoding neutral zinc metallopeptidase has product MSNPYGYDRPQDRPRDQQPGQRSPAPPPGILPPPQAGAWQPGQPQQPAYGGQYQYQGQQYPGPGQYQQGPFPGQPPQGQYPGQWAQPYYGGPNHFNGFQPPRRRRGGALKFLLIGFSALAMLGITLAVVVATLVGGAGTDQPQAAGPTIVPTATTKPDKGTAEDYLLNSTLYQAGGLGELDCPAEKLGDGSLAAQKVYYEKLFKCLNDGWRPVLNKIGVTKPDPGLVVFDKPVNTPCGSFKPMSGRVLAFYCYGNNVMYTDVQQMNKAFGPEEDLAYLLTIAHEYGHHIQGVTDLFYARAVYLQDHPEQKLESSRRNEVQASCLGGVFSRAVAKSYPFTKRMKEFEYQASNSFGETEKTPPSERTHGLATSQGFWILNGFNVGEAKACNTFAAPADLVK; this is encoded by the coding sequence GTGAGCAATCCTTACGGGTACGACCGCCCCCAGGACCGTCCTCGGGACCAGCAGCCGGGACAGCGTTCTCCGGCGCCGCCGCCCGGCATCCTGCCGCCGCCGCAGGCCGGTGCCTGGCAGCCGGGCCAGCCGCAGCAGCCGGCGTACGGGGGTCAGTACCAGTACCAGGGGCAGCAGTATCCCGGTCCAGGCCAGTACCAGCAGGGACCCTTTCCGGGTCAGCCGCCGCAGGGCCAGTACCCCGGTCAGTGGGCCCAGCCGTACTACGGCGGCCCCAACCACTTCAACGGCTTCCAGCCCCCGCGGCGGCGCCGTGGCGGTGCGCTCAAGTTCCTGCTGATCGGCTTCTCCGCGCTCGCCATGCTGGGGATTACGCTCGCAGTGGTCGTCGCCACGCTGGTCGGCGGCGCCGGCACCGACCAGCCCCAGGCCGCCGGCCCGACGATCGTGCCCACGGCGACCACCAAGCCGGACAAGGGCACCGCCGAGGACTACCTGCTGAACAGCACGCTCTACCAGGCCGGCGGGCTCGGCGAGCTGGACTGCCCGGCGGAGAAGCTGGGCGACGGCAGCCTGGCCGCGCAGAAGGTGTACTACGAGAAGCTCTTCAAGTGCCTGAACGACGGCTGGCGCCCGGTGCTGAACAAGATCGGCGTGACCAAGCCGGACCCGGGGCTGGTGGTGTTCGACAAGCCGGTGAACACGCCGTGCGGCTCGTTCAAGCCGATGTCCGGCCGGGTGCTCGCGTTCTACTGCTACGGCAACAACGTGATGTACACCGACGTGCAGCAGATGAACAAGGCGTTCGGTCCCGAGGAGGACCTGGCGTACCTGCTGACGATTGCGCACGAGTACGGCCACCACATCCAGGGTGTCACCGACCTGTTCTACGCCCGCGCGGTGTACCTGCAGGACCACCCGGAGCAGAAGCTGGAGAGCTCCCGGCGCAACGAGGTGCAGGCGTCCTGCCTGGGCGGCGTGTTCAGCCGGGCGGTCGCGAAGAGTTATCCCTTCACCAAGCGGATGAAGGAGTTCGAGTACCAGGCCAGCAACAGCTTCGGCGAGACGGAGAAGACCCCGCCCTCGGAACGCACCCACGGCCTGGCCACCAGCCAGGGCTTCTGGATCCTGAACGGCTTCAACGTCGGCGAGGCCAAGGCCTGCAACACCTTCGCCGCCCCGGCCGACCTGGTGAAGTAG
- a CDS encoding DUF2207 domain-containing protein, producing the protein MSLKRRLLPAALLVSLTTPLVALGTLPAQAADDRITAYTAEATLTGDGVLKVTETVDVTAGSGTFSRTLATRVRSDAEDDRVYDLSNVSATVNGQPAAGFADTEVDNGRQLSVQVSGQSKVVYSYEVGNVVADSTEGRTVSWPIVQGFGASIPKATVAVNVPFASWVTCFAGRVGSSKPCTSFQLGESAAVEIEQLQVPAGGRLTFLTGLSDQATVQPNAAFKTRWTLHHAFTADSATLGLSALLLGLGVLAAAALWFFKGRDASRTGGGAPERPVLDGPDGPQFAAPDGIRPGQVGTVVDESADVVDITATLLDLAIRNYLTIVELPRATPFARLDWELRRLNAGGPELLPYEKALLDAVFADGDTVLVSTLGPALRPRLTLVREQLYADVVTQGWFANRPDAVRNRWTTAGLVLLAAGVVLTIVLAVATKFGLVGLAVMLAGVALSLAGQVAPARTARGAAVLGRVGGLQRYLAAETSASLPQSHRLEFASRCLPYAAVLGLTEKWALEIAATDDDDDPDAGIGWYSGPENWHLSDIGESLSNFVTTFGGTLTAARRLF; encoded by the coding sequence ATGTCACTGAAGCGCCGCCTCCTCCCGGCAGCCCTGCTCGTGTCCCTGACGACCCCCCTCGTTGCCCTCGGCACGCTGCCGGCCCAGGCCGCGGACGACCGGATCACGGCGTACACCGCGGAGGCGACGCTGACCGGCGACGGCGTGCTCAAGGTCACCGAGACCGTCGACGTCACCGCGGGCAGCGGCACCTTCAGCCGGACTCTGGCGACCCGGGTCCGCTCGGACGCCGAGGACGACCGGGTCTACGACCTGAGCAACGTGTCCGCGACCGTGAACGGGCAGCCCGCGGCCGGGTTCGCCGACACCGAGGTGGACAACGGCCGGCAGCTGTCGGTGCAGGTGTCCGGCCAGTCCAAGGTCGTCTACAGCTACGAGGTCGGCAACGTGGTGGCCGACTCGACCGAGGGCCGCACGGTGAGCTGGCCGATCGTCCAGGGCTTCGGCGCCTCGATCCCGAAGGCGACCGTGGCGGTGAACGTGCCGTTCGCGAGCTGGGTGACCTGCTTCGCCGGCCGGGTCGGCTCGAGCAAGCCGTGCACCTCGTTCCAGCTGGGCGAGTCGGCTGCCGTGGAGATCGAGCAGCTGCAGGTGCCGGCCGGTGGGCGGCTGACCTTCCTGACCGGCCTCAGCGACCAGGCGACGGTCCAGCCGAACGCCGCGTTCAAGACCCGCTGGACGCTGCACCACGCCTTCACCGCCGACAGCGCCACCCTCGGGCTGAGCGCGCTGCTGCTCGGCCTCGGCGTGCTGGCCGCCGCGGCGCTGTGGTTCTTCAAGGGCCGGGACGCGAGCCGGACCGGTGGCGGGGCGCCCGAGCGGCCGGTGCTGGACGGGCCCGACGGTCCCCAGTTCGCGGCGCCGGACGGGATCCGCCCGGGCCAGGTCGGCACCGTGGTGGACGAGTCGGCCGACGTCGTGGACATCACCGCGACCCTGCTGGACCTTGCCATCCGCAACTACCTCACCATCGTCGAGCTGCCCCGCGCGACGCCCTTCGCCCGGCTGGACTGGGAGCTGCGCCGGCTGAACGCGGGCGGGCCCGAGCTGCTGCCGTACGAGAAGGCGCTGCTGGACGCGGTCTTCGCCGACGGCGACACCGTGCTGGTGTCCACCCTCGGCCCGGCGCTGCGCCCGCGGCTCACCCTGGTCCGCGAGCAGCTGTACGCCGACGTCGTGACCCAGGGCTGGTTCGCGAACCGTCCGGACGCCGTCCGGAACCGCTGGACCACCGCGGGTCTGGTGCTGCTCGCCGCCGGCGTGGTGCTGACGATCGTGCTCGCGGTCGCCACGAAGTTCGGCCTGGTCGGTCTGGCCGTGATGCTCGCCGGGGTCGCGTTGTCGCTGGCCGGCCAGGTCGCGCCGGCGCGCACCGCGCGCGGCGCCGCCGTTCTCGGGCGCGTCGGTGGGCTGCAGCGCTACCTGGCCGCCGAGACCTCGGCGAGTCTGCCGCAGAGCCACCGGCTCGAGTTCGCCTCCCGCTGCCTGCCGTACGCCGCCGTGCTCGGGCTGACCGAGAAGTGGGCGCTGGAGATCGCCGCGACCGATGACGACGACGACCCGGACGCCGGCATCGGCTGGTACTCCGGCCCGGAGAACTGGCACCTGTCCGACATCGGCGAGTCGCTGTCGAACTTCGTCACCACCTTCGGCGGCACGCTGACCGCCGCGCGCCGGCTCTTCTGA